From Triticum aestivum cultivar Chinese Spring chromosome 4A, IWGSC CS RefSeq v2.1, whole genome shotgun sequence, a single genomic window includes:
- the LOC543267 gene encoding aquaporin TIP1-1, producing MPVSRIAVGSHREVYEVGALKAALAEFISTLIFVFAGQGSGMAFSKLSPDGAATPAGLISAAIAHAFALFVAVSVGANISGGHVNPAVTFGAFVGGNITLFRGLLYWIAQLLGSTAACFLLRFSTGGLPTGTFGLSGIGAWEAVVLEIVMTFGLVYTVYATAVDPKKGSLGTIAPIAIGFIVGANILVGGAFSGASMNPAVSFGPALVSWEWGYQWVYWVGPLIGGGLAGVIYELLFISRTHEQLPTTDY from the exons ATGCCGGTCAGCAGGATCGCCGTGGGGAGCCACCGTGAGGTGTACGAGGTGGGCGCCCTCAAGGCGGCGCTCGCCGAGTTCATCTCCACGCTCATCTTCGTCTTCGCCGGCCAGGGCTCCGGCATGGCCTTCA GCAAGCTGAGCCCCGACGGCGCGGCGACCCCCGCCGGCCTCATCTCGGCGGCGATAGCCCACGCCTTCGCGCTGTTCGTGGCGGTGTCCGTGGGCGCCAACATCTCCGGCGGGCACGTGAACCCGGCCGTGACCTTCGGCGCCTTCGTGGGCGGCAACATCACCCTCTTCCGCGGCCTGCTCTACTGGATCGCGCAGCTGCTGGGCTCCACCGCCGCCTGCTTCCTCCTCCGCTTCTCCACCGGCGGGCTCCCCACCGGCACCTTCGGGCTGAGTGGCATCGGCGCGTGGGAGGCGGTGGTGCTGGAGATCGTGATGACCTTCGGGCTGGTGTACACGGTGTACGCCACGGCCGTGGACCCCAAGAAGGGCAGCCTGGGCACCATCGCGCCCATCGCCATCGGCTTCATCGTGGGCGCCAACATCCTGGTGGGCGGCGCCTTCTCCGGCGCGTCCATGAACCCCGCCGTCTCCTTCGGCCCCGCCCTCGTCAGCTGGGAGTGGGGGTACCAGTGGGTGTACTGGGTCGGCCCCCTCATCGGcggcggcctcgccggcgtcatctACGAGCTGCTCTTCATCTCCCGCACCCACGAGCAGCTCCCCACCACCGACTACTGA